The proteins below are encoded in one region of Rana temporaria chromosome 2, aRanTem1.1, whole genome shotgun sequence:
- the LOC120928940 gene encoding P2Y purinoceptor 2-like, translating to MNSSENDSYPYKCMFDEDFKYVLLPVSYGIVLCVGLILNILALYIFLFRLKPWNASTTYMFNLVISDLLYVISLPLLIYYYSQGDDWPFGEALCKIVKFLFYNNMYCSIFFLLCISIHRFIGICFPMKSLSWLKVRNARIVCVVVWVFIAAFQSPILYFVTTSTKGDTTTCHDTSSVDLFDTFVVYSSVSLALLFCVPFVIIIICYALMTRTLMQPSATSSDTSNSKKKSIKMIIIVLLTFIICFLPFHVNRTLYYYFRKLDLDCGTLNAINMAYKVTRPLASANSCLDPILYFLAGQTARRNIISRSGLTKVKNKFSTYVRNNNSSSVTNSNAVENSFTPISPNMPSAPSPSPTIITRM from the coding sequence ATGAATAGCTCAGAAAACGACTCCTACCCCTACAAGTGTATGTTTGATGAAGATTTCAAGTATGTTCTGCTTCCGGTGTCCTATGGGATTGTGCTCTGCGTTGGGCTTATTCTCAACATCCTGGCCCTTTACATCTTTCTGTTCCGGCTTAAGCCCTGGAATGCTTCCACCACGTACATGTTTAACCTGGTTATCTCGGACCTTCTGTATGTCATCTCCCTGCCCCTGCTGATCTACTATTATTCCCAGGGCGATGACTGGCCATTTGGGGAAGCTTTGTGCAAAATCGTCAAGTTTCTCTTCTACAACAACATGTATTGCAGCATCTTCTTCTTGCTTTGCATCAGTATCCACCGATTCATTGGGATCTGCTTCCCTATGAAGTCGTTGAGTTGGTTAAAGGTTCGAAACGCCCGCATTGTATGCGTCGTGGTCTGGGTCTTCATTGCGGCTTTCCAGTCCCCAATATTGTATTTTGTGACCACGAGCACAAAGGGAGATACCACCACCTGCCACGACACCTCCAGTGTGGATTTATTTGATACTTTTGTCGTCTACAGCTCGGTCAGCTTGGCTTTGCTCTTCTGTGTCCCATTTGTTATCATCATCATCTGCTATGCTTTGATGACCCGGACCCTCATGCAGCCCTCAGCAACTTCTTCTGACACTTCAAACTCCAAGAAGAAGTCAATTAAGATGATCATCATTGTGCTTCTCACATTCATCATCTGCTTCTTACCTTTTCACGTGAACCGAACCTTGTACTATTACTTTAGAAAACTAGACCTTGACTGTGGTACGTTGAACGCAATCAACATGGCCTACAAAGTGACAAGACCGTTGGCTAGCGCTAACAGCTGTCTGGATCCCATCTTGTACTTTCTTGCCGGACAAACTGCGCGAAGGAATATTATTTCTAGGAGTGGCCTCACCAAAGTTAAAAACAAGTTCTCAACCTATGTACGAAATaataactcaagctctgtcaCGAACAGTAATGCTGTAGAGAACAGCTTTACCCCCATTTCTCCCAACATGCCCTCAGCCCCAAGTCCTAGCCCAACCATAATCACCAGGATGTAA